A genomic segment from Salvia splendens isolate huo1 chromosome 13, SspV2, whole genome shotgun sequence encodes:
- the LOC121760038 gene encoding 60S ribosomal protein L31-like, protein MVEKVNKPRKEEVVSREYTINLHKRLHGCTFKKKAPNAIKEIRKFAQKAMGTNDVRVDVKLNKHIWSRGIRSVPRRIRVRIARKRNDDEDAKEELYSLVTVAEIPEGGLKGLGTQVIEEEE, encoded by the exons ATGGTGGAGAAGGTCAACAAGCCAAGGAAAGAGGAGGTTGTCTCCAGAGAATACACCATCAATTTGCACAAACGTCTCCACGGATG TACCTTCAAGAAGAAGGCACCGAATGCTATCAAGGAGATTCGGAAGTTTGCCCAGAAGGCCATGGGAACAAATGATGTAAGGGTTGATGTCAAGTTGAACAAGCACATATGGAGCCGTGGAATCCGGAGTGTGCCAAGAAGGATCCGTGTTCGCATTGCACGCAAGAGAAATGACGATGAAGATGCCAAGGAAGAGCTCTATTCTTTGGTCACCGTTGCAGAAATTCCGGAAGGAGGGTTGAAGGGATTGGGAACCCAAGTCATTGAAGAGGAAGAGTga
- the LOC121759896 gene encoding zinc finger A20 and AN1 domain-containing stress-associated protein 5-like produces MAHKTEQEETEFKVAPENISLCVKCGVPGNSAANNLCQKCFTTPPEVSASAVPAVSGVTKPKIHVFGEKSFRSSSSVRSSPPRMPKLLETSADLKVDRAAADLSAAAPPAKREVNRCSGCSRRVGLTGFRCRCGDLFCADHRYSDRHDCSYDYKTAGREAIARENPVVKAAKIVKI; encoded by the coding sequence ATGGCGCACAAGACAGAGCAGGAGGAGACCGAGTTCAAGGTCGCTCCTGAGAACATCTCGCTCTGCGTCAAATGCGGCGTACCAGGGAATTCCGCCGCGAATAATTTGTGCCAGAAATGCTTCACCACGCCGCCGGAGGTCTCCGCCTCCGCCGTTCCCGCGGTTTCCGGCGTGACGAAGCCGAAAATCCACGTGTTCGGAGAGAAATCCTTCAGATCCAGCTCGTCCGTCAGATCCTCGCCGCCGAGGATGCCAAAGCTCCTCGAGACGAGCGCAGATCTGAAGGTCGATCGCGCGGCGGCGGATTTATCGGCGGCGGCGCCTCCGGCGAAGAGAGAAGTCAACCGGTGCTCCGGCTGCAGCCGGAGGGTCGGATTGACCGGATTCAGGTGCCGGTGCGGCGATCTGTTCTGTGCCGATCATCGGTACTCGGATCGCCACGACTGCAGCTACGATTACAAGACCGCCGGCCGGGAGGCGATCGCGAGGGAGAATCCGGTGGTCAAAGCCGCGAAGATAGTCAAAATTTGA
- the LOC121762979 gene encoding splicing factor 3B subunit 6-like protein, with the protein MAAAISLRKGNTRLPPEVNRVLYIRNLPFNITSEEMYDIFGKYGAIRQIRIGTNKDTRGTAFVVYEDIYDAKTAVDHLSGFNVANRYLIVLYYQQAKMGKKFDQKKKEEEIQKLQEKYGISTPKDK; encoded by the coding sequence ATGGCGGCAGCAATCAGCCTCCGCAAAGGGAACACCCGGCTCCCGCCGGAGGTGAACCGCGTGCTCTACATTCGGAACCTTCCGTTTAACATCACGAGCGAGGAGATGTACGACATCTTTGGCAAGTACGGGGCGATACGGCAGATCCGCATCGGCACCAACAAGGACACTCGCGGCACCGCCTTCGTGGTCTACGAGGATATCTACGACGCCAAGACTGCCGTCGACCACCTCTCCGGCTTCAATGTGGCGAACCGTTACCTGATCGTCCTCTATTACCAGCAGGCCAAGATGGGGAAGAAGTTCGAccagaagaagaaggaggaagaaattcaGAAGCTCCAGGAGAAGTACGGCATCTCCACGCCCAAAGAtaagtag
- the LOC121762159 gene encoding uncharacterized protein LOC121762159: MGGDDQTFRANFSSEGVSRLRGVVEEKLKDFMGDYTDDTLVEYVIVLLKNGRSKDEAKNELDVFLGDDSDSFISWLWDHLGSNLSSYVQAQELKPGVPKAEPSAGDQPGKTGSDQIESVADKGNYVETYGHHKNGENKGHVKGDNDEAPIPRKSVAKNVNIRDEDQPSDSQSKPRRFLQSTIHKKRRRNDEEQHQRKREVSQSTVSAPKRLLQFAVRDAVATSRPPNATAEPSLKRLRSVISTTESYAEARPQRIRHASMSVAIKAMAEAVKDVTKVRPSRNVFDRLGNAMNGPNTSSHCEYGGVAEDAVDGDFNVEMESLHSSYYPRDDISMLHEGNMSSFQEVQDIDRGYGRENYDERGREGTDIYPSGSSSGKWVESSLKFQYGAADHDDGTAYRSHKDIIQPAAVHSAILTNSSSVSMKMRRPQYQEEIEAAEMDDHERMRGADAVSTNSEVWLMKTNNNHTVPFNGNAKPDATLLESERSQGPSGLHNTGPPAEDADSRTIFASNVHFAATKDSLSRHFNKFGEVLKVVILTDPATGQPKGSAYIEFMSKEAAELALSLDGTSFLSRILKIVKKTSAQPDVASAMTWPRVARASPFVVPRYGRAPFARGMQYRGGRVPIMPGAKSFQWKRGSDSTVTDTSGQASNMILSTTRSLTYVRAETKTNGRSG; encoded by the exons ATGGGGGGAGATGATCAGACATTTAGGGCAAATTTCTCAAGTGAAGGAGTTTCTAGGCTTCGTGGTGTCGTCGAGGAGAAACTCAAAGACTTCATGGGTGATTACACCGATGACACTCTCGTG GAATATGTGATAGTCTTGCTAAAAAATGGTAGGAGTAAGGATGAAGCAAAGAATGAGCTGGATGTCTTTTTAGGAGATGACAGCGACTCTTTCATATCTTG GCTATGGGACCATCTGGGATCTAATTTGAGTTCATACGTCCAAGCACAAGAACTTAAACCAGGAGTTCCCAAAGCAGAACCTTCTGCGGGAGATCAGCCTGGGAAAACTGGATCTGATCAGATTGAATCTGTAGCTGATAAAGGGAACTACGTTGAAACATATGGGCACCATAAAAATGGGGAAAATAAAGGGCATGTAAAGGGTGATAATGACGAAGCCCCCATTCCTCGAAAGTCTGTGGCCAAAAATGTAAATATCAGAGATGAAGATCAGCCTAGTGATTCTCAATCTAAACCACGTCGTTTTCTTCAGTCAACAATTCATAAAAAAAGAAGGCGAAATGATGAGGAACAACATCAAAGAAAG AGAGAAGTGTCCCAGTCAACTGTTAGTGCCCCGAAAAGACTACTGCAATTTGCTGTACGTGATGCTGTTGCTACTTCTAGGCCACCAAATGCAACAGCAGAGCCTTCACTCAAACGTCTACGCTCTGTGATTTCAACAACGGAGTCATATGCAGAAGCACGCCCTCAGAGGATTCGTCACGCTTCTATGTCTGTGGCTATTAAAGCTATGGCTGAAGCGGTGAAGGATGTCACTAAAGTTAGGCCTTCCCGTAATGTGTTTGATAGGCTTGGTAATGCTATGAATGGCCCAAACACTAGCAGTCACTGCGAATATGGAGGTGTTGCTGAAGATGCTGTTGATGGAGATTTTAATGTTGAGATGGAGAGTCTTCACTCTTCTTATTACCCACGAGATGATATCAGCATGCTACATGAAGGGAACATGTCATCCTTTCAAGAAGTCCAGGATATTGATCGGGGATATGGCAGAGAAAATTATGATGAAAGGGGACGGGAAGGCACAGATATTTATCCATCAGGCTCATCTAGTGGGAAATGGGTAGAGAGCTCCTTGAAGTTTCAATATGGTGCTGCTGATCACGATGATGGAACAGCATACAGATCACATAAAGATATTATTCAGCCTGCTGCAGTGCATAGTGCAATCCTCACGAATTCTTCTTCTGTAAGCATGAAAATGAGAAGACCTCAATACCAGGAAGAAATAGAGGCAGCTGAGATGGATGATCATGAAAGAATGAGAGGTGCTGATGCTGTTTCTACAAACTCTGAAGTGTGGTTGatgaaaacaaacaacaatCATACAGTGCCTTTTAATGGAAAT GCAAAGCCTGATGCTACTCTGCTCGAGTCTGAAAGGAGTCAGGGACCAAGTG GTTTACATAATACTGGTCCACCAGCCGAAGACGCTGATTCCCGTACCATCTTTGCTAGCAAT GTTCATTTTGCTGCCACTAAGGATAGCCTTTCAAGACATTTCAACAAGTTTGGAGAAGTCTTGAAAGTTGTCATCTTAACTGATCCGGCTACTGGGCAACCAAAAGG ATCAGCATATATAGAATTTATGAGTAAAGAAGCGGCTGAGCTTGCTTTGTCTTTGGACGGCACATCCTTTTTGTCACGCATTTTGAAG ATTGTAAAGAAGACCTCTGCTCAACCTGATGTCGCATCTGCTATGACATGGCCTCGCGTTGCACGGGCATCTCCTTTTGTTGTTCCAAGATATGGCCGAGCTCCTTTCGCTAGAGGCATGCAATACAGGGGTGGTCGTGTACCTATCATGCCGGGTGCAAAGAGTTTCCAGTGGAAGCGAGGGTCTGACTCAACTGTGACCGATACTTCAGGCCAGGCATCCAACATGATTTTATCAACTACACGTAGTCTCACATATGTCAGAGCAGAAACCAAGACAAATGGGAGATCAGGTTAA